In Macrobrachium rosenbergii isolate ZJJX-2024 chromosome 46, ASM4041242v1, whole genome shotgun sequence, the DNA window GAAGAGGGGACTTGTTCGTAAGTTTCGCCAATGGAAAAAATGCTGGATATTTCACTTGACTGGTTTCTGCTGCACTTCCTGAAGTGTGACACCAATCCTTTGGTTTTTTCTGTGACGTTCAACTCCACttcagactttttcatattttggaatTCTTGAGCAGCTTCATTGACAATGCTCAGGAGTTCATTCTTCTTGGCTTTGCTGTGCTCTAACATGTGCAAGAGAAGGTCAAACGGCGTCAAGAATCCTCTCCCACAGATGTCGCATATATCGGCGTCAGCATATAAactgaattttctctttcttcctctcttgccTTTTGGTCTATACTCAGGGTCCTCTGCAACCTTTGCAATTCCTTTCTTTTCTATACCAGCCGATGCATTCTTCGCCCTTCTTCTCATGCCAACACCTCGAGCAGGAGTCTGATCCTCGAGAGGTTCGTCATCCGAAGAGGCCGCTTGTCTGGCCAAACTTCTCGAGTCACCTGTCAGTTCTTTCACAGTAATCCCAGTTTCTTTCAGAATGAAGTTGTTGACCATCTTCACACTCGCAGAGCTACTTAATTTTCCattgacattttcttttcctttactggTCACTCCGTGTTTAATCTCCATATGCCTGTGAAGATTACTGATTAGGTAATACCCACGACCGCAAATTTCGCACAGGTGAACCATAGCACCACTAGTTCTCTCCTCTGGCTCTTCCTTCACTTTACAATTAGTTATGTCATTCCAGACCTGTTCACTTTCTTCAAATGTGGTGTCTGCTTCAATGACATTCTCCTGCTTAATTTGCAGTAAGGTTTCAGTGATCTTATCCTTATCTAAAATGGCAAGAGTAGACTCGTCCGCTTCATTTTCTTCGTCAGACATGTCGTCTTCCTTTTCTGTCTTGACCACAGGTGATGACATTTCTGCATCCAGTTCAATTTCCACATTGTGTTTCCTCAACATGTGTTTCTTGAGGCTTTTCCTGTGAACAAAGATCTTGCCGCACACTTCACAGGGATTTTCGCGACACGAGATCTTCCTTTTGACCTCCAAGACAACATTGTGAGTCTTCTCCATGTGGCGGCGCAAGCTTCTCTTCAGTATAAAGCTTTTCCCACAAAACTCACAGAACTGGAGATCATAGTCCAGGATCCTAATCTCCTTCTGCACCATACTTGCAATGGACTTTGCCTTGTCGGTGTGTGTTGACTCATGCTTCAACAGACCACCTTCATCGTAAAAGTATCGATTGCATATCTTGCAGAAGTACTTGGTCAAGTTATGAGCCTCCATGTGTTTTGTGAGGCTGCCTTTTTGTGCATAGCATTTATTACACTGATGACAAGTGTACTTCTTATTCTCATAATGCAAAAGCATGTGCTGACTCAAAGTACTCTTCTGTGTGACCACACGGCCACAAACATTGCACTGGAAGCGAGGCTTCCCGTAATGACTCTCCAAATGCTTATTGTACATCAATTTATGATCAAAACCCTCGCCACAAACCTCACACTTGTACTTTTTGCCCCGAAGATGTCGCTCCCTATGTTTCTGCAGATTTGTCAGCTGAGAAAACGATCTGCCACACGTATCACAACTGTACAATTTTATGCCTTTGTGGATGAGTAAATGTCGATTAAGATTACTTGCCTGATTAAACAGCCGGTGACATATATTGcattcaaaattttttactcCACTGTGGATGGCCTGATGTCTAATGAGATTGTTCATCTGTGTGAAACCCTTACCACAAGTAGAACACGGAAACTTCTTCTCGCCACTGTGTACAAACATGTGACGTTTCAGGTTGCCAACTTGAGTGAAGGGTTTTTTACAAATGGGACACATGTACTTCCTCTCTCCCGAGTGAACCACCATGTGACGCATCacattattgatatttttgaacTGCTTGCCACACTCGGCACATTCGTATTTCTTCTCGCCAGAATGCTCCTCCATGTGACGAGATATGGCAGCCAAGTCGTCGAACTGCTCACAGCAAACGCCACACTTGAACTTCTTGTCTTCGGCAAAAATCTGGTGGACTGGGTCATCTGAATTATCATCAATGTATATACTTTCCTCCTTGAAATTCTGCTCATTCTGGAAGGACTCAGAATCAATGTAAATCTTCTCCTCTTTTATGACTGGCATACTGTCATTATGAGATGGTTCAGCCAAGTAGATCTGACCATCGCTGGACTCGGGC includes these proteins:
- the LOC136830300 gene encoding zinc finger protein 83-like; this translates as MTSSSNSRTSQIVYTSVDDDMTVTEIICEYDCDDMVTEAVCEVEPPESSDGQIYLAEPSHNDSMPVIKEEKIYIDSESFQNEQNFKEESIYIDDNSDDPVHQIFAEDKKFKCGVCCEQFDDLAAISRHMEEHSGEKKYECAECGKQFKNINNVMRHMVVHSGERKYMCPICKKPFTQVGNLKRHMFVHSGEKKFPCSTCGKGFTQMNNLIRHQAIHSGVKNFECNICHRLFNQASNLNRHLLIHKGIKLYSCDTCGRSFSQLTNLQKHRERHLRGKKYKCEVCGEGFDHKLMYNKHLESHYGKPRFQCNVCGRVVTQKSTLSQHMLLHYENKKYTCHQCNKCYAQKGSLTKHMEAHNLTKYFCKICNRYFYDEGGLLKHESTHTDKAKSIASMVQKEIRILDYDLQFCEFCGKSFILKRSLRRHMEKTHNVVLEVKRKISCRENPCEVCGKIFVHRKSLKKHMLRKHNVEIELDAEMSSPVVKTEKEDDMSDEENEADESTLAILDKDKITETLLQIKQENVIEADTTFEESEQVWNDITNCKVKEEPEERTSGAMVHLCEICGRGYYLISNLHRHMEIKHGVTSKGKENVNGKLSSSASVKMVNNFILKETGITVKELTGDSRSLARQAASSDDEPLEDQTPARGVGMRRRAKNASAGIEKKGIAKVAEDPEYRPKGKRGRKRKFSLYADADICDICGRGFLTPFDLLLHMLEHSKAKKNELLSIVNEAAQEFQNMKKSEVELNVTEKTKGLVSHFRKCSRNQSSEISSIFSIGETYEQVPSSGDASPVRHRAASSSDYEQESITTECVDFGVESKQEVLEINEFDYV